The Victivallaceae bacterium genome contains a region encoding:
- the pyrF gene encoding orotidine-5'-phosphate decarboxylase → MKLSYLERAAKSRHPQTKRLFELMETKRTNLGVVLDVGNAEELLDLAHLLGPEVCLIKTHIDILNDFRYDTMLELKRLSVEHKFLIFEDRKFADSGFIAAKQYAEGIYRIAEWADVINAHILTGSGIIEALAAVGQSKGKGLLLLSEMNICGNSFSEIYAATAVRFAIQYSDFVMGFISGRKISFDDTMVYMTPGVHMDPDGDNQDQTYRTPEEVIASSGSDVILVGRDIYANRDPLEQAHIYKETSYSIYAQGIVK, encoded by the coding sequence ATGAAACTGTCTTACTTAGAACGTGCCGCGAAATCACGTCATCCGCAAACTAAGCGTTTGTTTGAGCTTATGGAAACAAAACGTACGAATCTGGGAGTGGTTTTAGATGTCGGCAATGCCGAAGAATTACTGGATTTAGCTCATCTTTTAGGACCTGAAGTTTGCCTAATCAAAACACACATCGATATTCTTAACGATTTTCGATATGACACGATGCTGGAACTAAAACGGTTATCCGTTGAACATAAGTTTTTAATTTTTGAAGATCGAAAATTTGCCGATAGCGGGTTTATTGCCGCTAAACAATATGCCGAAGGAATATATCGAATAGCTGAATGGGCAGATGTCATTAATGCTCACATATTGACGGGGTCTGGTATCATAGAGGCTTTAGCAGCCGTGGGACAATCGAAAGGAAAAGGATTACTTTTGTTATCCGAAATGAACATATGCGGAAATTCGTTTTCGGAGATTTATGCAGCAACCGCTGTTAGATTTGCCATTCAATATTCGGATTTCGTCATGGGTTTCATTTCTGGGCGAAAGATATCGTTCGACGATACAATGGTTTATATGACGCCTGGTGTTCATATGGATCCGGACGGTGATAATCAAGATCAAACGTATAGAACTCCGGAAGAGGTGATCGCATCGTCAGGTAGTGACGTAATCCTTGTTGGTAGAGATATTTACGCTAATCGGGATCCTTTGGAACAAGCGCATATCTATAAAGAAACAAGCTATTCTATTTATGCTCAAGGTATAGTTAAATAA
- a CDS encoding orotate phosphoribosyltransferase, with product MNESIRVASELYKIGAIKIGEFTLKNGSQSPLYIDLRLMISDPLLLQAVANLIWRKGPEYNCSLLCGVPYTALPIATIISLNNNIPMVMRRKEIKDHGTKKRLEGIFSPNQTCLVIEDVMVTGSSIMETCDLLREEGLVVREALVFLDRLCGGCANLKTKGIQVKSVFTLLSLIEALNASSVITPYEYSDLKKRVEESVEDIVL from the coding sequence ATGAATGAATCGATAAGAGTCGCAAGTGAGCTTTATAAAATCGGAGCCATAAAAATCGGAGAATTTACCCTTAAAAACGGAAGTCAATCTCCTTTGTATATTGATTTAAGATTGATGATTTCCGACCCGCTTTTACTGCAGGCCGTAGCTAATCTTATTTGGAGAAAGGGGCCTGAATATAATTGCAGCCTGTTATGTGGAGTCCCTTATACGGCTTTGCCTATCGCTACTATCATCTCTCTAAATAATAATATCCCTATGGTTATGCGACGCAAAGAGATCAAAGATCACGGAACTAAAAAAAGACTGGAGGGCATTTTTTCTCCCAATCAAACCTGTTTGGTTATTGAAGACGTAATGGTTACGGGTTCAAGCATTATGGAAACCTGTGATCTGTTAAGAGAAGAAGGGCTTGTCGTTAGAGAGGCTCTTGTGTTTCTGGATAGATTATGCGGAGGATGTGCCAATCTTAAAACAAAAGGCATTCAAGTGAAATCGGTATTCACATTACTTTCTTTAATAGAAGCGCTTAATGCTTCTTCGGTGATAACTCCCTATGAATACTCGGATTTGAAAAAAAGAGTCGAAGAGTCCGTTGAAGATATCGTTTTATGA
- a CDS encoding dihydroorotase family protein, giving the protein MYIRNVRFLDGRRRDIFSVSEGEDIDGYDFLAIPAVIDGHVHFRTPGYEYKENWETGAAAAIYGGVTKVLDMPDTKPFLDTFLVGKSKEEIVQKQLKAVDIPLEFRFYLGAVGNNLFEIESLPEHKDLFCGVKVCMDASTDSPIGQVNLKAVFRAAAEAEIVVAVHAEDELILRRAAADTALSSYWSPATHSLLRPPEAAFRAVAEVLDLAAKYGTKLYILHVSTEKEIELIENAKRSGVTIFAEAALPHLFFDIRDYIGLGNRAKVNPPLRNPGDREALWEALKNGIVDTVGSSHGPHLQEEKNAERESLAGMPGIQFLLPLLANAVSQAKIDYETLVKLTSGNITSIFAFSPTEDWTLIKEDLEKIVTENEILSKCGWSPYVGKCLVGWPIYTILKKRLYRSGGWNEYINRR; this is encoded by the coding sequence ATGTATATTCGTAACGTGCGCTTCTTAGATGGTCGTCGAAGAGATATTTTTTCAGTCAGTGAAGGGGAAGATATTGACGGTTATGATTTCTTGGCTATTCCGGCCGTGATTGACGGACACGTCCATTTCAGAACACCCGGTTATGAATATAAGGAAAATTGGGAAACCGGAGCTGCTGCGGCTATTTACGGCGGAGTTACCAAAGTGTTGGATATGCCTGATACGAAGCCTTTTTTGGATACGTTTCTTGTAGGCAAGTCTAAAGAAGAAATTGTACAAAAACAACTGAAGGCCGTAGACATTCCTCTCGAATTTCGGTTTTATTTAGGAGCCGTCGGTAATAATCTCTTTGAAATAGAATCTCTTCCCGAACACAAGGATCTTTTTTGTGGGGTAAAAGTATGTATGGATGCTTCTACCGATTCTCCTATAGGACAAGTTAATTTAAAGGCTGTTTTTAGAGCTGCTGCGGAGGCGGAGATAGTCGTTGCCGTACATGCGGAAGACGAACTTATTCTTAGAAGAGCTGCTGCCGATACGGCATTAAGCAGTTATTGGAGTCCGGCAACTCATTCTCTTTTAAGACCTCCTGAGGCTGCTTTTAGAGCGGTTGCTGAAGTGTTGGATTTAGCAGCTAAATATGGGACGAAGCTTTACATTTTACATGTCAGCACGGAAAAAGAGATAGAGCTCATTGAAAATGCCAAGAGATCGGGAGTCACGATTTTTGCCGAAGCGGCATTACCGCATTTATTTTTTGATATCAGAGATTATATAGGGTTGGGTAACCGTGCAAAAGTAAATCCGCCTTTGAGAAATCCCGGAGATCGAGAGGCTTTATGGGAAGCTTTGAAAAACGGAATAGTCGATACGGTAGGTAGCAGCCACGGGCCTCATCTACAAGAGGAAAAAAATGCCGAACGTGAGAGCCTCGCGGGAATGCCCGGGATCCAATTCCTGCTTCCTCTGTTGGCGAATGCGGTATCTCAAGCTAAGATTGATTATGAAACTCTTGTAAAATTGACGAGCGGGAATATTACTTCGATATTTGCTTTTTCGCCTACCGAAGATTGGACTCTCATTAAAGAAGATCTGGAAAAAATAGTTACCGAAAATGAAATCCTATCCAAATGCGGTTGGAGTCCTTATGTAGGAAAATGCTTGGTCGGTTGGCCTATTTATACGATTTTAAAAAAACGATTGTATCGTTCCGGAGGATGGAATGAATATATCAATCGCCGATAA